In Micropterus dolomieu isolate WLL.071019.BEF.003 ecotype Adirondacks linkage group LG09, ASM2129224v1, whole genome shotgun sequence, the DNA window TATGTTAAAGTAAGATGATCTGTTGACCAATGTATGGATGGTACTTTCTGACCTGGGGATGGAATAACTTAACCTTTATCATCTTCCACAGAAAGTTTTAACTCCAGCTTGAAATATtacctgtttctctgtgtatcATGCATTGTGAGtttagttgttttcttttaaatttgcAGTGACTTGAATGAAGTTAATGTGATACACTTTTCATGTTCAGAATGTGatgttaaaaaaactttttcaggGGCTTGTTAAGACTAGGAGCTAAAAGTTGCGTTTCTAAAGTTGGTGGGAGAGCTTTCGTTTGaatgtttgtcagttttgtACTTCCTCACTAGTTTCAACTGTTACTCTCATCAAGCCTTTGCACTGTGCTTTCCTCTGTAGCACCCCGGTCACAggaaggatgtgtgtgtgtgtgtgtgtggttagaGGCTGGGAAGTTTCCCTAAATGTATTCTGTTACCTCTCTTTTCATAATTTATTCTCTCAGTCACTGTCCCGTCTCTAACTTCAGCAGAATGTGACACTCCCACTCCCAAGAGAGCGAGCGCAGAGAATGAACTTGGTGACAAAGCTGTGAAAACTGAGAAATGATCGCCTAATTTCCTCTGCATGTGCACGGGGCACTCAAAGGCTATTTGTCAGTCAAATAACCATTCTGTATGTGGGATTAGAGAATAAATGCCCTCTTTGCTTCTGTCTGTTATTGTGTCTCCAATCTGGAGCTGCAAAGTGGGTCCCATGAAATCTAAACGGGTAATTGGGTTTCTGGGCTGTAAGGGctgaaaaacatttgttgaTGAGTGGGCTATTGTGCACCCTGACCCAAAGCCCGTCTTTAATGATAACTAAATAGTCTAGGAAGCCACTTTAATAATGCCAATAATGATGTGGATTTTGTCTTCATCCAGCACATGCAGTGGAGTCTGATGGAAAATGTTGCATGCATCTATCCACACACATCCACAGTCAGTATGAATAAAAAAACGCAACACGGCTCTGAGCCCAATATGAATAAACATGGTAGGGCTACAGAAATTATCCTTGAAGTGGTTTTTGGTGTTGTAGATTCAATTCTGACATTGCATTGctgcacaataaaaacatatgcaGTATAAAATAAAGTCTGCTATATTAAACTGGCAATAAGAAATGTATGTCTGtgtatctttctttttttgttcatttttatcttttatctcatttttgtctttttttggtgCACTTCTCCAACATAGTCAACGATGTCTGCAGACCCCCTGCCTAAACGCCCAGTCTGTATCAGTGATTTGAAGTTGGACATCTTGCAACCAAAGAATCTTTCCAGAAACCCCTGACTGCTGGTGTCTATGGGTGTCTTCTTCCTCCTGGTTTCACTTCCTGGCCTCAGCTTTCTCACCTCCTCTGAGGAAGTAAAGGATGCTGTAGTGGTTGGAGAAACATCTTCGTCTGCATGGGTATTGGTCAAGCACATGTAAGCGTGGCACTGAATCCAGATAAGCTCTAGGAACACTTTGTAGTGgactttgacctctgacctttctgTGGATATAGATAGCAGAGCAGAgaatttttatttgtccagttATTGATTCATATACATCCAAGGAAAGACTTTCAGCCTCAGACCGGGCCTCTCCAGATCCCCTCCCCTTTGCAACCCCCAGTACCATGCTCGGTGCGCTCCTGCGGAGAAACATGTCCCAAAAGCTGagtgtgctgctgctggtttttGGTCTGGCGTGGGGGCTTATGCTGCTGCGCTACACTGTGCAGCAGCCTCGCCATCAGAGCAGCACAGAGCTTCGTGAGCAGATCCTGGAGCTCAGCCGACGGTATGTCAAGGTCCTGACAGAGGAAAACCAGAATGCGCCAGGTGGGCCGCAGGGAACATCCATGGCTGGTTATGGTAAGCCTTTAAGAAGTAGTCAGGAATGGTGTGCAGTATATGGTGTTACTACACTCTTTCCTGCACACAAAATTACTTGCTTACTCCTGTAtgaatgttgtgtgtttttaaagttgtgAAAAAGCATCCTGAAGCATTGATTTGTTTTCCCATCCTTCCTTTTCCCCTCTCACATGCGCACACAAAGCTGATCTGAAGAGGACTATCGCTGTTTTACTGGATGACATTCTGACACGGCTGGTCAAACTGGAGGGGAAAATCGAGTTGGTGGTCAATGCCTCGTCCACTAACACCTCCAACACAGCGGGGGGCGTCCTTGCCTCCGCTTCCGCTGCACTACAGAAATCCTCAAAGCAGGAGACACCTGGCAGCCACCAAAGGATGTCACGCCTTCACCCACACATCCCTAATAGGCCTCGTCCACATCAAGGAGCATAGTCTTGatagatgtattgtttttgttctttttagcATATTACACTTTTCTAGCATCTATCAGGCAAGTGAAAAGTAATACAGACATATGGACACGCAGAAACTTGGGAA includes these proteins:
- the ccdc126 gene encoding coiled-coil domain-containing protein 126 yields the protein MLGALLRRNMSQKLSVLLLVFGLAWGLMLLRYTVQQPRHQSSTELREQILELSRRYVKVLTEENQNAPGGPQGTSMAGYADLKRTIAVLLDDILTRLVKLEGKIELVVNASSTNTSNTAGGVLASASAALQKSSKQETPGSHQRMSRLHPHIPNRPRPHQGA